A stretch of the Orcinus orca chromosome 1, mOrcOrc1.1, whole genome shotgun sequence genome encodes the following:
- the TMEM183A gene encoding transmembrane protein 183A isoform X6, with amino-acid sequence MARGPGPLTRPRPGTVAMPKRGKRLKFRAQDACSGRVTVADYANSDPAVVRSGRVKKAVANAVQQEVKSLCGLEASQVPAVEAFSGAGEPCDIIDSSDEIDAQEESIHERTASRKKKSKRHKEDLDGAGGEEYPMDIWLLLASYIRPEDIVNFSLICKNAWTVTCTAAFWTRLYRRHYTLDASLPLRLRPESMEKLRCLRACVIRSLYHMYEPFAARISKNPAIPESTPSTLKNSKCLLFWCRKIVGNRQEPMWEFNFKFKKQMFFGV; translated from the exons ATGGCCCGGGGTCCTGGCCCGCTAACCCGGCCTCGCCCCGGCACAGTCGCCATGCCCAAGAGAGGAAAGCGACTCAAGTTCCGGGCCCAAGACGCCTGCTCTGGGCGAG TGACTGTGGCGGATTATGCCAACTCGGATCCGGCCGTCGTGAGGTCTGGAAGGGTCAAGAAAGCCGTCGCCAATGCTGTTCAGCAGGAAG taaAATCTCTTTGTGGCTTGGAAGCCTCCCAGGTTCCTGCAGTAGAAGCTTTCTCTGGGGCTGGTGAGCCCTGTGACATCATTGACAGCAGTGATGAGATTGATGCCCAGGAGGAAAGCATCCATGAGAGAACTGcctccagaaaaaagaaaagcaagaggcaCAAAG aagATCTGGATGGGGCTGGAGGAGAAGAGTATCCCATGGATATTTGGCTCTTACTGGCCTCCTATATCCGTCCTGAGGACATTGTGAATTTTTCCCTGATTTGTAAGAATGCCTGGACTGTCACTTGCACTGCTGCCTTTTGGACCAGGTTGTACCGAAG GCACTACACGCTGGATGCCTCTCTGCCTTTGCGCCTGCGACCAGAGTCAATGGAGAAGCTGCGCTGTCTCCGGGCATGTGTGATCCGATCTCTGTACCATATGTATGAGCCATTTGCTGCTCGAATCTCCAAGAATCCAGCCATTCCAGAAAGCACTCCTAGCACATTAAAGAATTCCAAA tgcTTACTTTTCTGGTGCAGAAAGATTGTTGGGAACAGACAGGAGCCAATGTGGGAATTCAACTTCAAGTTCAAAAAGCAG ATGTTCTTTGGAGTCTGA
- the TMEM183A gene encoding transmembrane protein 183A isoform X5, translating into MARGPGPLTRPRPGTVAMPKRGKRLKFRAQDACSGRVTVADYANSDPAVVRSGRVKKAVANAVQQEVKSLCGLEASQVPAVEAFSGAGEPCDIIDSSDEIDAQEESIHERTASRKKKSKRHKEDLDGAGGEEYPMDIWLLLASYIRPEDIVNFSLICKNAWTVTCTAAFWTRLYRRHYTLDASLPLRLRPESMEKLRCLRACVIRSLYHMYEPFAARISKNPAIPESTPSTLKNSKKDCWEQTGANVGIQLQVQKAGVCFYHLFAFQMFFGV; encoded by the exons ATGGCCCGGGGTCCTGGCCCGCTAACCCGGCCTCGCCCCGGCACAGTCGCCATGCCCAAGAGAGGAAAGCGACTCAAGTTCCGGGCCCAAGACGCCTGCTCTGGGCGAG TGACTGTGGCGGATTATGCCAACTCGGATCCGGCCGTCGTGAGGTCTGGAAGGGTCAAGAAAGCCGTCGCCAATGCTGTTCAGCAGGAAG taaAATCTCTTTGTGGCTTGGAAGCCTCCCAGGTTCCTGCAGTAGAAGCTTTCTCTGGGGCTGGTGAGCCCTGTGACATCATTGACAGCAGTGATGAGATTGATGCCCAGGAGGAAAGCATCCATGAGAGAACTGcctccagaaaaaagaaaagcaagaggcaCAAAG aagATCTGGATGGGGCTGGAGGAGAAGAGTATCCCATGGATATTTGGCTCTTACTGGCCTCCTATATCCGTCCTGAGGACATTGTGAATTTTTCCCTGATTTGTAAGAATGCCTGGACTGTCACTTGCACTGCTGCCTTTTGGACCAGGTTGTACCGAAG GCACTACACGCTGGATGCCTCTCTGCCTTTGCGCCTGCGACCAGAGTCAATGGAGAAGCTGCGCTGTCTCCGGGCATGTGTGATCCGATCTCTGTACCATATGTATGAGCCATTTGCTGCTCGAATCTCCAAGAATCCAGCCATTCCAGAAAGCACTCCTAGCACATTAAAGAATTCCAAA AAAGATTGTTGGGAACAGACAGGAGCCAATGTGGGAATTCAACTTCAAGTTCAAAAAGCAGGTGTGTGCTTTTAtcatctctttgcttttcag ATGTTCTTTGGAGTCTGA
- the TMEM183A gene encoding transmembrane protein 183A isoform X7 — protein sequence MARGPGPLTRPRPGTVAMPKRGKRLKFRAQDACSGRVTVADYANSDPAVVRSGRVKKAVANAVQQEVKSLCGLEASQVPAVEAFSGAGEPCDIIDSSDEIDAQEESIHERTASRKKKSKRHKEDLDGAGGEEYPMDIWLLLASYIRPEDIVNFSLICKNAWTVTCTAAFWTRLYRRHYTLDASLPLRLRPESMEKLRCLRACVIRSLYHMYEPFAARISKNPAIPESTPSTLKNSKKDCWEQTGANVGIQLQVQKAVP from the exons ATGGCCCGGGGTCCTGGCCCGCTAACCCGGCCTCGCCCCGGCACAGTCGCCATGCCCAAGAGAGGAAAGCGACTCAAGTTCCGGGCCCAAGACGCCTGCTCTGGGCGAG TGACTGTGGCGGATTATGCCAACTCGGATCCGGCCGTCGTGAGGTCTGGAAGGGTCAAGAAAGCCGTCGCCAATGCTGTTCAGCAGGAAG taaAATCTCTTTGTGGCTTGGAAGCCTCCCAGGTTCCTGCAGTAGAAGCTTTCTCTGGGGCTGGTGAGCCCTGTGACATCATTGACAGCAGTGATGAGATTGATGCCCAGGAGGAAAGCATCCATGAGAGAACTGcctccagaaaaaagaaaagcaagaggcaCAAAG aagATCTGGATGGGGCTGGAGGAGAAGAGTATCCCATGGATATTTGGCTCTTACTGGCCTCCTATATCCGTCCTGAGGACATTGTGAATTTTTCCCTGATTTGTAAGAATGCCTGGACTGTCACTTGCACTGCTGCCTTTTGGACCAGGTTGTACCGAAG GCACTACACGCTGGATGCCTCTCTGCCTTTGCGCCTGCGACCAGAGTCAATGGAGAAGCTGCGCTGTCTCCGGGCATGTGTGATCCGATCTCTGTACCATATGTATGAGCCATTTGCTGCTCGAATCTCCAAGAATCCAGCCATTCCAGAAAGCACTCCTAGCACATTAAAGAATTCCAAA AAAGATTGTTGGGAACAGACAGGAGCCAATGTGGGAATTCAACTTCAAGTTCAAAAAGCAG TCCCCTAG
- the TMEM183A gene encoding transmembrane protein 183A isoform X1, translating into MARGPGPLTRPRPGTVAMPKRGKRLKFRAQDACSGRVTVADYANSDPAVVRSGRVKKAVANAVQQEVKSLCGLEASQVPAVEAFSGAGEPCDIIDSSDEIDAQEESIHERTASRKKKSKRHKEDLDGAGGEEYPMDIWLLLASYIRPEDIVNFSLICKNAWTVTCTAAFWTRLYRRHYTLDASLPLRLRPESMEKLRCLRACVIRSLYHMYEPFAARISKNPAIPESTPSTLKNSKKDCWEQTGANVGIQLQVQKAGVCFYHLFAFQSPRLKSKCMGGLQPPIQYEDVHTNPDQDCCLLQVTTLNFIFIPIVMGMIFTLFTINVSTDMRHHRVRLVFQDSPVHGGRKLRSEQGVQVILDPVHSIRLFDWWHPQYPFSLRA; encoded by the exons ATGGCCCGGGGTCCTGGCCCGCTAACCCGGCCTCGCCCCGGCACAGTCGCCATGCCCAAGAGAGGAAAGCGACTCAAGTTCCGGGCCCAAGACGCCTGCTCTGGGCGAG TGACTGTGGCGGATTATGCCAACTCGGATCCGGCCGTCGTGAGGTCTGGAAGGGTCAAGAAAGCCGTCGCCAATGCTGTTCAGCAGGAAG taaAATCTCTTTGTGGCTTGGAAGCCTCCCAGGTTCCTGCAGTAGAAGCTTTCTCTGGGGCTGGTGAGCCCTGTGACATCATTGACAGCAGTGATGAGATTGATGCCCAGGAGGAAAGCATCCATGAGAGAACTGcctccagaaaaaagaaaagcaagaggcaCAAAG aagATCTGGATGGGGCTGGAGGAGAAGAGTATCCCATGGATATTTGGCTCTTACTGGCCTCCTATATCCGTCCTGAGGACATTGTGAATTTTTCCCTGATTTGTAAGAATGCCTGGACTGTCACTTGCACTGCTGCCTTTTGGACCAGGTTGTACCGAAG GCACTACACGCTGGATGCCTCTCTGCCTTTGCGCCTGCGACCAGAGTCAATGGAGAAGCTGCGCTGTCTCCGGGCATGTGTGATCCGATCTCTGTACCATATGTATGAGCCATTTGCTGCTCGAATCTCCAAGAATCCAGCCATTCCAGAAAGCACTCCTAGCACATTAAAGAATTCCAAA AAAGATTGTTGGGAACAGACAGGAGCCAATGTGGGAATTCAACTTCAAGTTCAAAAAGCAGGTGTGTGCTTTTAtcatctctttgcttttcag TCCCCTAGATTAAAGAGCAAGTGTATGGGAGGATTGCAGCCTCCCATTCAGTACGAAGATGTTCATACCAACCCAGACCAGGACTGCTGCCTACTGCAGGTCACCACCCTCAATTTCATCTTTATTCCAATTGTCATGGGAATGATATTTACCCTG TTTACTATCAATGTGAGCACGGACATGCGGCATCATCGAGTGAGACTGGTGTTCCAAGATTCTCCTGTCCATGGAGGTCGGAAACTGCGCAGTGAACAGGGTGTGCAAGTCATCCTGGACCCAGTGCACAGCATTCGACTTTTTGACTGGTGGCATCCTCAGTATCCATTCTCCCTGAGAGCATAG
- the TMEM183A gene encoding transmembrane protein 183A isoform X2: MARGPGPLTRPRPGTVAMPKRGKRLKFRAQDACSGRVTVADYANSDPAVVRSGRVKKAVANAVQQEVKSLCGLEASQVPAVEAFSGAGEPCDIIDSSDEIDAQEESIHERTASRKKKSKRHKDLDGAGGEEYPMDIWLLLASYIRPEDIVNFSLICKNAWTVTCTAAFWTRLYRRHYTLDASLPLRLRPESMEKLRCLRACVIRSLYHMYEPFAARISKNPAIPESTPSTLKNSKKDCWEQTGANVGIQLQVQKAGVCFYHLFAFQSPRLKSKCMGGLQPPIQYEDVHTNPDQDCCLLQVTTLNFIFIPIVMGMIFTLFTINVSTDMRHHRVRLVFQDSPVHGGRKLRSEQGVQVILDPVHSIRLFDWWHPQYPFSLRA, translated from the exons ATGGCCCGGGGTCCTGGCCCGCTAACCCGGCCTCGCCCCGGCACAGTCGCCATGCCCAAGAGAGGAAAGCGACTCAAGTTCCGGGCCCAAGACGCCTGCTCTGGGCGAG TGACTGTGGCGGATTATGCCAACTCGGATCCGGCCGTCGTGAGGTCTGGAAGGGTCAAGAAAGCCGTCGCCAATGCTGTTCAGCAGGAAG taaAATCTCTTTGTGGCTTGGAAGCCTCCCAGGTTCCTGCAGTAGAAGCTTTCTCTGGGGCTGGTGAGCCCTGTGACATCATTGACAGCAGTGATGAGATTGATGCCCAGGAGGAAAGCATCCATGAGAGAACTGcctccagaaaaaagaaaagcaagaggcaCAAAG ATCTGGATGGGGCTGGAGGAGAAGAGTATCCCATGGATATTTGGCTCTTACTGGCCTCCTATATCCGTCCTGAGGACATTGTGAATTTTTCCCTGATTTGTAAGAATGCCTGGACTGTCACTTGCACTGCTGCCTTTTGGACCAGGTTGTACCGAAG GCACTACACGCTGGATGCCTCTCTGCCTTTGCGCCTGCGACCAGAGTCAATGGAGAAGCTGCGCTGTCTCCGGGCATGTGTGATCCGATCTCTGTACCATATGTATGAGCCATTTGCTGCTCGAATCTCCAAGAATCCAGCCATTCCAGAAAGCACTCCTAGCACATTAAAGAATTCCAAA AAAGATTGTTGGGAACAGACAGGAGCCAATGTGGGAATTCAACTTCAAGTTCAAAAAGCAGGTGTGTGCTTTTAtcatctctttgcttttcag TCCCCTAGATTAAAGAGCAAGTGTATGGGAGGATTGCAGCCTCCCATTCAGTACGAAGATGTTCATACCAACCCAGACCAGGACTGCTGCCTACTGCAGGTCACCACCCTCAATTTCATCTTTATTCCAATTGTCATGGGAATGATATTTACCCTG TTTACTATCAATGTGAGCACGGACATGCGGCATCATCGAGTGAGACTGGTGTTCCAAGATTCTCCTGTCCATGGAGGTCGGAAACTGCGCAGTGAACAGGGTGTGCAAGTCATCCTGGACCCAGTGCACAGCATTCGACTTTTTGACTGGTGGCATCCTCAGTATCCATTCTCCCTGAGAGCATAG
- the TMEM183A gene encoding transmembrane protein 183A isoform X4: MARGPGPLTRPRPGTVAMPKRGKRLKFRAQDACSGRVTVADYANSDPAVVRSGRVKKAVANAVQQEVKSLCGLEASQVPAVEAFSGAGEPCDIIDSSDEIDAQEESIHERTASRKKKSKRHKDLDGAGGEEYPMDIWLLLASYIRPEDIVNFSLICKNAWTVTCTAAFWTRLYRRHYTLDASLPLRLRPESMEKLRCLRACVIRSLYHMYEPFAARISKNPAIPESTPSTLKNSKCLLFWCRKIVGNRQEPMWEFNFKFKKQSPRLKSKCMGGLQPPIQYEDVHTNPDQDCCLLQVTTLNFIFIPIVMGMIFTLFTINVSTDMRHHRVRLVFQDSPVHGGRKLRSEQGVQVILDPVHSIRLFDWWHPQYPFSLRA, translated from the exons ATGGCCCGGGGTCCTGGCCCGCTAACCCGGCCTCGCCCCGGCACAGTCGCCATGCCCAAGAGAGGAAAGCGACTCAAGTTCCGGGCCCAAGACGCCTGCTCTGGGCGAG TGACTGTGGCGGATTATGCCAACTCGGATCCGGCCGTCGTGAGGTCTGGAAGGGTCAAGAAAGCCGTCGCCAATGCTGTTCAGCAGGAAG taaAATCTCTTTGTGGCTTGGAAGCCTCCCAGGTTCCTGCAGTAGAAGCTTTCTCTGGGGCTGGTGAGCCCTGTGACATCATTGACAGCAGTGATGAGATTGATGCCCAGGAGGAAAGCATCCATGAGAGAACTGcctccagaaaaaagaaaagcaagaggcaCAAAG ATCTGGATGGGGCTGGAGGAGAAGAGTATCCCATGGATATTTGGCTCTTACTGGCCTCCTATATCCGTCCTGAGGACATTGTGAATTTTTCCCTGATTTGTAAGAATGCCTGGACTGTCACTTGCACTGCTGCCTTTTGGACCAGGTTGTACCGAAG GCACTACACGCTGGATGCCTCTCTGCCTTTGCGCCTGCGACCAGAGTCAATGGAGAAGCTGCGCTGTCTCCGGGCATGTGTGATCCGATCTCTGTACCATATGTATGAGCCATTTGCTGCTCGAATCTCCAAGAATCCAGCCATTCCAGAAAGCACTCCTAGCACATTAAAGAATTCCAAA tgcTTACTTTTCTGGTGCAGAAAGATTGTTGGGAACAGACAGGAGCCAATGTGGGAATTCAACTTCAAGTTCAAAAAGCAG TCCCCTAGATTAAAGAGCAAGTGTATGGGAGGATTGCAGCCTCCCATTCAGTACGAAGATGTTCATACCAACCCAGACCAGGACTGCTGCCTACTGCAGGTCACCACCCTCAATTTCATCTTTATTCCAATTGTCATGGGAATGATATTTACCCTG TTTACTATCAATGTGAGCACGGACATGCGGCATCATCGAGTGAGACTGGTGTTCCAAGATTCTCCTGTCCATGGAGGTCGGAAACTGCGCAGTGAACAGGGTGTGCAAGTCATCCTGGACCCAGTGCACAGCATTCGACTTTTTGACTGGTGGCATCCTCAGTATCCATTCTCCCTGAGAGCATAG
- the TMEM183A gene encoding transmembrane protein 183A isoform X8 — MARGPGPLTRPRPGTVAMPKRGKRLKFRAQDACSGRVTVADYANSDPAVVRSGRVKKAVANAVQQEVKSLCGLEASQVPAVEAFSGAGEPCDIIDSSDEIDAQEESIHERTASRKKKSKRHKEDLDGAGGEEYPMDIWLLLASYIRPEDIVNFSLICKNAWTVTCTAAFWTRLYRRHYTLDASLPLRLRPESMEKLRCLRACVIRSLYHMYEPFAARISKNPAIPESTPSTLKNSKCLLFWCRKIVGNRQEPMWEFNFKFKKQIKEQVYGRIAASHSVRRCSYQPRPGLLPTAGHHPQFHLYSNCHGNDIYPVYYQCEHGHAASSSETGVPRFSCPWRSETAQ, encoded by the exons ATGGCCCGGGGTCCTGGCCCGCTAACCCGGCCTCGCCCCGGCACAGTCGCCATGCCCAAGAGAGGAAAGCGACTCAAGTTCCGGGCCCAAGACGCCTGCTCTGGGCGAG TGACTGTGGCGGATTATGCCAACTCGGATCCGGCCGTCGTGAGGTCTGGAAGGGTCAAGAAAGCCGTCGCCAATGCTGTTCAGCAGGAAG taaAATCTCTTTGTGGCTTGGAAGCCTCCCAGGTTCCTGCAGTAGAAGCTTTCTCTGGGGCTGGTGAGCCCTGTGACATCATTGACAGCAGTGATGAGATTGATGCCCAGGAGGAAAGCATCCATGAGAGAACTGcctccagaaaaaagaaaagcaagaggcaCAAAG aagATCTGGATGGGGCTGGAGGAGAAGAGTATCCCATGGATATTTGGCTCTTACTGGCCTCCTATATCCGTCCTGAGGACATTGTGAATTTTTCCCTGATTTGTAAGAATGCCTGGACTGTCACTTGCACTGCTGCCTTTTGGACCAGGTTGTACCGAAG GCACTACACGCTGGATGCCTCTCTGCCTTTGCGCCTGCGACCAGAGTCAATGGAGAAGCTGCGCTGTCTCCGGGCATGTGTGATCCGATCTCTGTACCATATGTATGAGCCATTTGCTGCTCGAATCTCCAAGAATCCAGCCATTCCAGAAAGCACTCCTAGCACATTAAAGAATTCCAAA tgcTTACTTTTCTGGTGCAGAAAGATTGTTGGGAACAGACAGGAGCCAATGTGGGAATTCAACTTCAAGTTCAAAAAGCAG ATTAAAGAGCAAGTGTATGGGAGGATTGCAGCCTCCCATTCAGTACGAAGATGTTCATACCAACCCAGACCAGGACTGCTGCCTACTGCAGGTCACCACCCTCAATTTCATCTTTATTCCAATTGTCATGGGAATGATATTTACCCTG TTTACTATCAATGTGAGCACGGACATGCGGCATCATCGAGTGAGACTGGTGTTCCAAGATTCTCCTGTCCATGGAGGTCGGAAACTGCGCAGTGA
- the TMEM183A gene encoding transmembrane protein 183A isoform X3, protein MARGPGPLTRPRPGTVAMPKRGKRLKFRAQDACSGRVTVADYANSDPAVVRSGRVKKAVANAVQQEVKSLCGLEASQVPAVEAFSGAGEPCDIIDSSDEIDAQEESIHERTASRKKKSKRHKEDLDGAGGEEYPMDIWLLLASYIRPEDIVNFSLICKNAWTVTCTAAFWTRLYRRHYTLDASLPLRLRPESMEKLRCLRACVIRSLYHMYEPFAARISKNPAIPESTPSTLKNSKCLLFWCRKIVGNRQEPMWEFNFKFKKQSPRLKSKCMGGLQPPIQYEDVHTNPDQDCCLLQVTTLNFIFIPIVMGMIFTLFTINVSTDMRHHRVRLVFQDSPVHGGRKLRSEQGVQVILDPVHSIRLFDWWHPQYPFSLRA, encoded by the exons ATGGCCCGGGGTCCTGGCCCGCTAACCCGGCCTCGCCCCGGCACAGTCGCCATGCCCAAGAGAGGAAAGCGACTCAAGTTCCGGGCCCAAGACGCCTGCTCTGGGCGAG TGACTGTGGCGGATTATGCCAACTCGGATCCGGCCGTCGTGAGGTCTGGAAGGGTCAAGAAAGCCGTCGCCAATGCTGTTCAGCAGGAAG taaAATCTCTTTGTGGCTTGGAAGCCTCCCAGGTTCCTGCAGTAGAAGCTTTCTCTGGGGCTGGTGAGCCCTGTGACATCATTGACAGCAGTGATGAGATTGATGCCCAGGAGGAAAGCATCCATGAGAGAACTGcctccagaaaaaagaaaagcaagaggcaCAAAG aagATCTGGATGGGGCTGGAGGAGAAGAGTATCCCATGGATATTTGGCTCTTACTGGCCTCCTATATCCGTCCTGAGGACATTGTGAATTTTTCCCTGATTTGTAAGAATGCCTGGACTGTCACTTGCACTGCTGCCTTTTGGACCAGGTTGTACCGAAG GCACTACACGCTGGATGCCTCTCTGCCTTTGCGCCTGCGACCAGAGTCAATGGAGAAGCTGCGCTGTCTCCGGGCATGTGTGATCCGATCTCTGTACCATATGTATGAGCCATTTGCTGCTCGAATCTCCAAGAATCCAGCCATTCCAGAAAGCACTCCTAGCACATTAAAGAATTCCAAA tgcTTACTTTTCTGGTGCAGAAAGATTGTTGGGAACAGACAGGAGCCAATGTGGGAATTCAACTTCAAGTTCAAAAAGCAG TCCCCTAGATTAAAGAGCAAGTGTATGGGAGGATTGCAGCCTCCCATTCAGTACGAAGATGTTCATACCAACCCAGACCAGGACTGCTGCCTACTGCAGGTCACCACCCTCAATTTCATCTTTATTCCAATTGTCATGGGAATGATATTTACCCTG TTTACTATCAATGTGAGCACGGACATGCGGCATCATCGAGTGAGACTGGTGTTCCAAGATTCTCCTGTCCATGGAGGTCGGAAACTGCGCAGTGAACAGGGTGTGCAAGTCATCCTGGACCCAGTGCACAGCATTCGACTTTTTGACTGGTGGCATCCTCAGTATCCATTCTCCCTGAGAGCATAG
- the TMEM183A gene encoding transmembrane protein 183A isoform X9 yields MARGPGPLTRPRPGTVAMPKRGKRLKFRAQDACSGRVTVADYANSDPAVVRSGRVKKAVANAVQQEVKSLCGLEASQVPAVEAFSGAGEPCDIIDSSDEIDAQEESIHERTASRKKKSKRHKDLDGAGGEEYPMDIWLLLASYIRPEDIVNFSLICKNAWTVTCTAAFWTRLYRRHYTLDASLPLRLRPESMEKLRCLRACVIRSLYHMYEPFAARISKNPAIPESTPSTLKNSKCLLFWCRKIVGNRQEPMWEFNFKFKKQIKEQVYGRIAASHSVRRCSYQPRPGLLPTAGHHPQFHLYSNCHGNDIYPVYYQCEHGHAASSSETGVPRFSCPWRSETAQ; encoded by the exons ATGGCCCGGGGTCCTGGCCCGCTAACCCGGCCTCGCCCCGGCACAGTCGCCATGCCCAAGAGAGGAAAGCGACTCAAGTTCCGGGCCCAAGACGCCTGCTCTGGGCGAG TGACTGTGGCGGATTATGCCAACTCGGATCCGGCCGTCGTGAGGTCTGGAAGGGTCAAGAAAGCCGTCGCCAATGCTGTTCAGCAGGAAG taaAATCTCTTTGTGGCTTGGAAGCCTCCCAGGTTCCTGCAGTAGAAGCTTTCTCTGGGGCTGGTGAGCCCTGTGACATCATTGACAGCAGTGATGAGATTGATGCCCAGGAGGAAAGCATCCATGAGAGAACTGcctccagaaaaaagaaaagcaagaggcaCAAAG ATCTGGATGGGGCTGGAGGAGAAGAGTATCCCATGGATATTTGGCTCTTACTGGCCTCCTATATCCGTCCTGAGGACATTGTGAATTTTTCCCTGATTTGTAAGAATGCCTGGACTGTCACTTGCACTGCTGCCTTTTGGACCAGGTTGTACCGAAG GCACTACACGCTGGATGCCTCTCTGCCTTTGCGCCTGCGACCAGAGTCAATGGAGAAGCTGCGCTGTCTCCGGGCATGTGTGATCCGATCTCTGTACCATATGTATGAGCCATTTGCTGCTCGAATCTCCAAGAATCCAGCCATTCCAGAAAGCACTCCTAGCACATTAAAGAATTCCAAA tgcTTACTTTTCTGGTGCAGAAAGATTGTTGGGAACAGACAGGAGCCAATGTGGGAATTCAACTTCAAGTTCAAAAAGCAG ATTAAAGAGCAAGTGTATGGGAGGATTGCAGCCTCCCATTCAGTACGAAGATGTTCATACCAACCCAGACCAGGACTGCTGCCTACTGCAGGTCACCACCCTCAATTTCATCTTTATTCCAATTGTCATGGGAATGATATTTACCCTG TTTACTATCAATGTGAGCACGGACATGCGGCATCATCGAGTGAGACTGGTGTTCCAAGATTCTCCTGTCCATGGAGGTCGGAAACTGCGCAGTGA